One Streptomyces sp. ML-6 genomic region harbors:
- a CDS encoding response regulator transcription factor — protein MTIRVVVAEDQSAVRAGLVLILRSAADIEVVGEAGDGEEAVRLARELRPDLVLMDIQMPRLDGVSATGQVVSEQLADVLVLTTFDLDEYVFGALRAGAAGFLLKDTDAHDLIEAVRTVARGEGLIAPAVTRRLIAEFAGTAPARPARTPDPSVLDALTRREREVLGCLGAGLSNAEIAVRLSMAEATVKTHVSRLLGKLELRSRVQAAVLAQELGVL, from the coding sequence ATGACGATCCGGGTGGTGGTCGCCGAGGACCAGTCGGCCGTCCGTGCCGGGCTGGTGCTCATCCTGCGCAGTGCGGCCGACATCGAGGTCGTCGGCGAGGCCGGGGACGGCGAGGAGGCGGTGCGCCTGGCCCGCGAACTGCGTCCGGACCTGGTGCTGATGGACATTCAGATGCCGCGGCTGGACGGGGTGTCGGCGACCGGGCAGGTGGTGTCCGAGCAGCTCGCGGACGTCCTGGTGCTGACCACGTTCGACCTCGACGAGTACGTCTTCGGGGCGCTGCGCGCGGGGGCCGCGGGCTTCCTGCTGAAGGACACCGACGCGCACGACCTGATCGAGGCGGTGCGCACGGTGGCGCGCGGCGAGGGGCTGATCGCCCCGGCCGTGACGCGGCGTCTGATCGCGGAGTTCGCCGGAACCGCCCCCGCACGGCCGGCGAGGACGCCCGATCCCTCGGTGCTGGACGCGCTCACCCGGCGGGAGCGGGAGGTTCTCGGCTGTCTCGGCGCGGGGTTGTCGAACGCCGAGATCGCGGTCCGGCTCTCCATGGCGGAGGCGACGGTGAAGACGCACGTCAGCAGGCTGCTGGGCAAGCTGGAGCTGCGCAGCCGGGTCCAGGCGGCGGTGCTGGCACAGGAGTTGGGCGTGCTCTGA
- a CDS encoding histidine kinase translates to MFSSFRPHRHDVLLAVVGLSGGILLWLLGLHLQTHRLFTAPWVSLVPLLVVSGLELLRRTSPRTGLVVGALALVADQFTVGNLATILMFTDLVYAAVLYGKPSAARRIPVATFLIMVAVTIGFLAWFRTPQALLIGVVTGMVSFGPALTGASVRNHRDAAETARLHAEQTALLAEMDRVQAVTAERARMARELHDVVANHLSAIAVHSTAALSIDKPATSRDALGVIRENSVAGLAEMRRLIKLLRAGGDAPEPAASPTLSSLDALVEQARTNTASSGLTCTFEDAREEREPLPAPVELAAYRIVQESLTNALKHAAPGPVGVRLGRAGQLLTIEVSSVIEERPGPRAPGSGAGLVGMRERVALLGGTIEAGPSVGGDGTRIWRVRAELPVTEGTSRT, encoded by the coding sequence GTGTTCTCCTCCTTCCGCCCGCACCGCCACGACGTGCTCCTGGCCGTCGTCGGACTGTCCGGCGGCATACTCCTGTGGCTGCTCGGGCTGCACCTCCAGACCCACCGGCTCTTCACCGCCCCGTGGGTCAGCCTGGTGCCGCTCCTCGTCGTCTCCGGGCTCGAACTGCTGCGCAGGACCTCACCGCGGACGGGGCTGGTCGTCGGCGCGCTCGCCCTGGTCGCGGACCAGTTCACGGTCGGGAACCTGGCGACGATCCTGATGTTCACGGACCTCGTGTACGCGGCCGTGCTGTACGGTAAGCCGTCCGCCGCCCGCCGCATCCCGGTGGCCACGTTCCTGATCATGGTCGCGGTCACGATCGGCTTCCTGGCCTGGTTCCGCACCCCGCAGGCACTGCTCATCGGCGTCGTCACCGGCATGGTCTCCTTCGGCCCCGCCCTCACCGGGGCGAGCGTCCGCAACCACCGCGACGCCGCCGAGACGGCCCGGCTGCACGCCGAACAGACCGCGCTGCTGGCCGAGATGGACCGGGTGCAGGCGGTGACCGCCGAACGCGCCCGGATGGCCCGCGAGTTGCACGACGTGGTGGCCAACCACCTGTCGGCGATCGCGGTCCACTCCACCGCCGCCCTCTCCATCGACAAGCCGGCCACCTCGCGCGACGCGCTGGGCGTGATCCGGGAGAACAGCGTCGCCGGCCTCGCCGAGATGCGCCGGCTGATCAAGCTGCTGCGCGCCGGCGGCGACGCCCCGGAACCGGCCGCCTCACCCACCCTCTCCTCGCTGGACGCCCTGGTGGAACAGGCCCGTACGAACACCGCGTCGAGTGGGCTGACCTGCACGTTCGAGGACGCCCGGGAGGAACGGGAGCCGCTGCCCGCACCGGTCGAGCTGGCCGCGTACCGGATCGTCCAGGAGTCCTTGACCAATGCGCTCAAGCACGCCGCGCCCGGCCCGGTCGGGGTGCGGCTCGGCCGGGCCGGTCAGCTGCTCACGATCGAGGTCAGCAGTGTGATCGAGGAACGTCCCGGGCCCCGCGCGCCGGGGTCGGGAGCCGGTCTGGTGGGGATGCGGGAACGGGTGGCGCTGCTGGGCGGGACCATCGAGGCGGGCCCCTCGGTCGGCGGTGACGGAACGAGAATATGGCGGGTACGGGCCGAACTGCCCGTGACGGAAGGGACATCGAGAACATGA
- a CDS encoding cob(I)yrinic acid a,c-diamide adenosyltransferase, whose amino-acid sequence MVNLTRIYTRTGDRGTTALGDMSRTAKTDLRISAYADANEANAVIGTAIALGQLSEDVVKVLVRVQNDLFDVGADLSTPVVENPEHPPLRVEQSYVDKLEADCDHFLEQLEKLRSFILPGGTPGAALLHQACTVVRRAERSTWAALEVHGDTMNALTATYLNRLSDLLFILARTANKELGDVLWVPGGER is encoded by the coding sequence ATGGTCAACCTGACACGTATCTACACGCGCACCGGCGACCGGGGCACCACGGCCCTCGGCGACATGAGCCGGACCGCCAAGACGGACCTGCGGATCTCCGCGTACGCCGACGCCAACGAGGCCAATGCCGTCATCGGCACCGCCATCGCGCTCGGACAGCTTTCCGAGGACGTCGTGAAAGTCCTCGTCCGCGTGCAGAACGACCTCTTCGACGTGGGCGCGGACCTGTCGACCCCGGTCGTCGAGAACCCGGAGCACCCGCCGCTGCGGGTCGAGCAGAGCTACGTCGACAAACTGGAGGCGGACTGCGACCACTTCCTGGAGCAGCTGGAGAAGCTGCGCAGCTTCATCCTGCCGGGCGGTACGCCGGGGGCGGCGCTGCTGCACCAGGCGTGCACGGTGGTCCGGCGCGCGGAGCGCTCCACCTGGGCGGCGCTGGAGGTGCACGGCGACACGATGAACGCGCTGACGGCCACGTACCTCAACCGGCTCTCCGACCTGCTGTTCATCCTCGCGCGGACGGCGAACAAGGAGCTCGGGGACGTGCTGTGGGTGCCGGGCGGCGAGCGATAG
- a CDS encoding ABC transporter permease — translation MLLHDTALVFGRYARQTLRSRFQMLFGVLMPLLYLLFFGPLLSGLPLGSTGDSWQVLVPGLLLQLALFGASFSGFSIIVEKSSGVVERMRVTPVSRLALLLGRVLRDAVLFVFQAVLLVLAALVMGLRAPLPGVLIGFAFVGLLTVALASLSYALAMKVPTPQEFGPVINAVTMPVMLLSGLMLPMTLGPAWLDLVSRLTPLRHLVDAVRDAYVGAYATADMLYGALVAVVLAAGAVAVGARAFHRAGA, via the coding sequence ATGCTCCTGCACGACACCGCGCTCGTCTTCGGCCGGTACGCCCGGCAGACCCTGCGCTCCCGTTTCCAGATGCTCTTCGGCGTCCTGATGCCGCTGCTGTACCTGCTCTTCTTCGGCCCGCTCCTGAGCGGTCTGCCGCTCGGCTCGACCGGTGACTCCTGGCAGGTCCTGGTCCCCGGGCTGCTGCTCCAACTCGCCCTGTTCGGCGCCTCGTTCTCCGGATTCTCGATCATCGTCGAGAAGTCCTCGGGAGTGGTGGAACGGATGCGGGTGACTCCGGTCAGCAGACTGGCGCTGCTGCTGGGCCGGGTCCTGCGGGACGCCGTGCTCTTCGTGTTCCAGGCGGTGCTGCTGGTGCTGGCCGCCCTGGTCATGGGGTTGCGCGCGCCGCTGCCCGGCGTCCTGATCGGCTTCGCGTTCGTCGGACTGCTGACGGTCGCGCTGGCCTCGCTGTCCTACGCGCTGGCCATGAAGGTCCCGACCCCGCAGGAGTTCGGCCCCGTCATCAACGCGGTCACCATGCCGGTGATGCTGCTCTCCGGCCTGATGCTGCCGATGACCCTGGGGCCGGCCTGGCTGGACCTCGTCTCGCGCCTCACCCCGCTGCGTCACCTCGTGGACGCGGTGCGGGACGCGTACGTGGGCGCGTACGCCACCGCGGACATGCTGTACGGGGCGCTGGTCGCGGTCGTCCTCGCGGCCGGGGCCGTGGCGGTGGGCGCCCGGGCCTTCCACCGGGCGGGGGCCTGA
- a CDS encoding ABC transporter ATP-binding protein — protein sequence MPIISATGLARSFDSRSGPVHAVRSVDLTVAAGEIVGLLGPNGAGKTTTLRMLTTLLAPTGGTATVAGHDLAADPAGVRAKCGYVAQSGGVDPHLTVREELVTQGRLYRLGRPEATARAAELAHGLGLDGLLDRRAVTLSGGQRRRLDIAMALTHRPPVLFLDEPTTGLDPAGRADLWELVRGLRDVSGTTVVLTTHYLDEADALADRLIVIDRGAVAAEGTPAALRTEYTGSPTASLQDTFLAITGRAPAPADAAPLSV from the coding sequence ATGCCAATCATCAGCGCGACCGGGCTCGCCCGGTCCTTCGACAGCAGGAGCGGGCCGGTGCACGCCGTGCGGTCCGTCGACCTGACGGTCGCGGCCGGCGAGATCGTCGGCCTCCTCGGCCCCAACGGGGCGGGCAAGACCACCACCCTGCGGATGCTGACCACTCTGCTCGCCCCCACCGGCGGCACGGCCACCGTCGCCGGGCACGACCTGGCCGCCGACCCGGCCGGGGTCCGCGCAAAGTGCGGATACGTCGCCCAGTCCGGCGGCGTCGACCCGCACCTCACCGTCCGGGAGGAGCTGGTCACCCAGGGACGGCTGTACCGGCTGGGCAGGCCGGAGGCGACCGCACGGGCCGCGGAACTGGCGCACGGGCTCGGCCTTGACGGACTGCTCGACCGGAGGGCCGTCACGCTCTCCGGCGGTCAGCGACGGCGCCTGGACATCGCGATGGCCCTCACCCACCGCCCGCCCGTCCTCTTCCTCGACGAGCCCACCACCGGACTCGACCCGGCCGGCCGCGCCGACCTGTGGGAGCTGGTGCGCGGGCTGCGCGACGTCTCCGGCACGACGGTCGTCCTCACCACCCACTACCTGGACGAGGCCGACGCGCTCGCCGACCGGCTGATCGTGATCGACCGGGGAGCGGTGGCGGCCGAGGGCACCCCGGCCGCGCTGCGGACCGAGTACACCGGCTCCCCCACCGCCTCCCTCCAGGACACCTTCCTCGCGATCACCGGCCGCGCCCCGGCGCCCGCCGACGCCGCACCCCTCTCCGTCTAG
- a CDS encoding TetR/AcrR family transcriptional regulator, producing MTEGLRERKKRQARQRISDLATGLFLERGFVTVTVAEIAELADVSVNTVYNYFPTKEDLFLDRMKGVTQRVARFVRARDRGESAAEAVLRELRALVVAVSPELGLMDGFADFMRVIEEAPTLQARLARLQGEVLDAVVTTLREETGAAADDPLPGLVGGQLAWIEGALVGRISQEMLAGRKAVEVSRDALVLLDEIEELLGEKVLNYARRAAG from the coding sequence ATGACCGAGGGACTCAGGGAGCGCAAGAAGCGCCAGGCCAGGCAGCGCATCTCGGACCTCGCGACCGGGCTGTTCCTGGAGCGCGGCTTCGTGACGGTGACCGTCGCCGAGATCGCCGAGCTGGCGGACGTCTCCGTGAACACGGTGTACAACTACTTCCCCACCAAGGAGGACCTCTTCCTCGACCGGATGAAGGGCGTCACCCAGCGGGTGGCCCGGTTCGTCCGCGCCCGCGACAGGGGCGAGTCGGCGGCCGAGGCGGTCCTGCGGGAACTGCGGGCCCTGGTCGTCGCGGTCTCGCCGGAGCTCGGACTGATGGACGGCTTCGCCGACTTCATGCGGGTCATCGAGGAGGCGCCCACCCTCCAGGCCCGGCTCGCCCGGCTCCAGGGCGAGGTGCTGGACGCCGTCGTCACCACCCTGCGCGAGGAGACCGGCGCGGCGGCGGACGACCCGCTGCCGGGACTGGTCGGCGGTCAGCTCGCCTGGATCGAGGGGGCCCTGGTCGGCCGCATCAGCCAGGAGATGCTGGCCGGACGCAAGGCGGTCGAGGTCTCCCGCGACGCGCTCGTCCTGCTCGACGAGATCGAGGAGCTCCTCGGCGAAAAGGTCCTCAACTACGCCCGGCGCGCCGCCGGATGA
- a CDS encoding 3-hydroxyacyl-CoA dehydrogenase family protein translates to MARKLAVIGAGLMGSGIAQVSAQAGWDVVLRDVTDEALTRGRDGIKASYDKFVSKGKLAADDAEAALARITTTTDLDAVADADVVVEAVFEKLEVKHEIFRALDKIAREDAVLASNTSAIPITKIAAVTERPERVVGVHFFSPVPMMQLCELVRGYKTSDETLATAREFAESVGKTCIVVNRDVAGFVTTRLISALVVEAAKLYESGVASAEDIDIACKLGFGHAMGPLATADLTGVDILLHATSNIYTESQDEKFAAPELMRRMVDAGDIGRKSGQGFYTY, encoded by the coding sequence GTGGCCAGGAAGCTCGCCGTCATCGGAGCCGGACTCATGGGATCCGGCATCGCGCAGGTCTCCGCCCAGGCGGGCTGGGACGTGGTGCTGCGCGACGTCACCGACGAGGCCCTGACCCGCGGCCGCGACGGCATCAAGGCCTCGTACGACAAGTTCGTCTCCAAGGGCAAGCTGGCGGCGGACGACGCCGAGGCCGCGCTCGCCCGGATCACCACCACCACCGACCTCGACGCGGTCGCCGACGCGGACGTCGTCGTCGAGGCCGTCTTCGAGAAGCTGGAGGTCAAGCACGAGATCTTCCGGGCGCTCGACAAGATCGCCCGCGAGGACGCCGTGCTCGCCTCCAACACCTCCGCCATCCCGATCACCAAGATCGCGGCTGTGACGGAGCGCCCCGAGCGCGTCGTCGGCGTGCACTTCTTCTCGCCGGTCCCGATGATGCAGCTCTGCGAACTCGTGCGCGGCTACAAGACCAGCGACGAAACCCTCGCCACCGCGCGGGAGTTCGCCGAGTCCGTCGGCAAGACCTGTATCGTCGTCAACCGCGACGTCGCGGGCTTCGTCACCACCCGGCTGATCTCGGCTCTCGTCGTCGAGGCCGCCAAGCTGTACGAGTCGGGCGTCGCCTCGGCCGAGGACATCGACATCGCCTGCAAGCTGGGCTTCGGCCACGCCATGGGCCCGCTCGCCACGGCGGACCTGACCGGCGTCGACATCCTGCTGCACGCCACGAGCAACATCTACACCGAGTCCCAGGACGAGAAGTTCGCCGCACCGGAGCTGATGCGCCGGATGGTGGACGCAGGTGACATCGGCCGCAAGAGCGGGCAGGGCTTCTACACGTACTGA
- a CDS encoding STAS domain-containing protein: MHIRGDHAELVVGGRLDVRSAADARTALHSALDDGVGDLVLDLTELDSWDATGLGVIMGAHRRAGRAGRRLVLRGVPPQMQRLLVATRLHRILAIEGGIAADSLPRV; encoded by the coding sequence ATGCACATCAGGGGCGACCACGCCGAGCTGGTCGTCGGGGGCCGCCTCGATGTCCGAAGCGCGGCGGACGCCCGTACGGCCCTGCACTCGGCCCTCGACGACGGAGTCGGCGACCTGGTGCTCGACCTGACCGAGCTGGATTCCTGGGACGCCACCGGCCTCGGCGTCATCATGGGCGCACACCGCCGCGCCGGACGCGCCGGCCGCCGACTGGTGCTCCGCGGCGTGCCGCCGCAGATGCAGCGCCTGCTGGTGGCAACCCGGCTGCATCGCATTCTGGCCATCGAGGGCGGAATCGCTGCGGACTCGCTGCCGCGCGTGTAG